One segment of Panicum virgatum strain AP13 chromosome 1K, P.virgatum_v5, whole genome shotgun sequence DNA contains the following:
- the LOC120668856 gene encoding putative clathrin assembly protein At5g57200 — protein MGSWRKAYGALKDSTRVGLAKVNSDFKELDIAIVKATNHVECPPKERHVRNIFIATSANRPRADVTYCIYALSRRMSKSKNWIVKLKTLIVVHRLLREGDPTFKEEFLAYTYRGNILHLANFKDDSSQLAWDCSAWVRTYALFLEERLECFRVLKYDIETERLMKSPHCSTKGHSKTRTLPCPDLLEQLPALQQLLFRVVGVQPEGSACSNYLIQYALALVVKESFKIYCAINDGIINLVDMFFDMPKYDAIKALTIYKRAGLQAENLAEFYEFCKQLELARTFQFPTLRQPPPSFLTTMEEYIKEAPRPSVKTVESEEPKLLTYDKEDPQEPEKSAEEEKEEPEQEPESQTEPELEPQPQQTTGDLLNLDAEVNPSVMELEECNALALAIVAPGDQNKASTSQNLFDGNSSGWELALVTAPSTNISQPVKTNLAGGFDKVLLDSLYEDEARRQQIASVTYAGSLGTANPFDANANDPFAMSSSFAPPSNVQLALMTQQQQQYYQVQQQYFQPQQQQYFQQQQQIMAMPTPNMYHHQYQYATPPSGAPNPFGDPFSDLVAVGAPGKQGNSSFV, from the exons ATGGGGTCGTGGCGCAAGGCCTACGGCGCCCTCAAGGACTCCACCAGGGTCGGCCTCGCCAAGGTCAACAGCGACTTCAAG GAATTGGATATTGCAATTGTGAAGGCAACTAACCATGTAGAATGCCCTCCCAAGGAACGGCATGTCAGAA ATATATTCATCGCCACCTCAGCAAATCGCCCTCGCGCAGACGTCACATACTGCATATATGCATTGTCAAGAAGAATGTCCAAGTCAAAGAACTGGATA GTTAAATTGAAGACATTAATAGTGGTGCATAGGCTTCTGAGAGAAGGTGATCCCACATTCAAAGAAGAGTTCCTGGCCTACACATACAGGGGAAACATTCTGCATCTAGCAAATTTCAAGGATGACTCTAGCCAATTAG CCTGGGATTGCTCCGCATGGGTTCGCACCTATGCGCTCTTCCTGGAGGAACGGCTTGAGTGCTTTAGGGTTCTCAAATACGACATCGAAACTGAGCGCCTCATGAAATCGCCCCATTGTTCTACcaaa GGACATAGTAAAACCAGGACCCTACCTTGCCCAGATCTTTTGGAGCAGTTGCCTGCACTGCAGCAACTGCTTTTCAGGGTTGTTGGAGTCCAG CCGGAAGGTTCTGCGTGCTCAAACTACCTCATTCAGTATGCATTAGCCCTG GTTGTGAAGGAGAGCTTCAAGATctactgtgcaattaatgatgGCATCATCAATCTTGTTGATATG TTCTTCGATATGCCGAAGTATGATGCTATCAAGGCTCTGACTATTTACAAACGAGCTGGCCTGCAG GCAGAAAACCTTGCTGAATTCTATGAATTCTGCAAACAGCTTGAGCTGGCCAGGACATTCCAGTTTCCTACTCTGAGGCAG CCGCCCCCCTCCTTCCTTACAACAATGGAAGAGTACATCAAAGAAGCACCCCGCCCCTCAGTCAAGACTGTG GAGAGTGAGGAACCAAAACTACTGACTTATGACAAAGAAGATCCACAGGAACCTGAAAAGTCAGCagaagaggagaaagaagaacCTGAACAAGAACCAGAATCTCAAACTGAGCCTGAACTAGAACCCCAGCCACAGCAAACAACTGGAGATCTCCTA AACCTGGATGCAGAGGTGAACCCTTCGGTTATGGAACTCGAAGAATGCAATGCATTGGCACTTGCCATTGTAGCTCCAG GTGACCAAAACAAGGCGTCAACATCTCAAAATCTGTTTGATGGAAACTCATCGGGGTGGGAGTTGGCACTTGTCACTGCTCCAAGCACCAATATAAGCCAGCCAGTTAAGACCAACTTG gctggaggctttgacaaggTGTTACTCGACAGCCTCTATGAAGATGAGGCAAGGAGGCAGCAGATCGCCAGTGTGACCTACGCTGGCAGCCTTGGAACAGCCAACCCTTTCGACGCCAATGCCAATGACCCGTTCGCCATGTCCAGCAGCTTCGCGCCACCATCTAATGTGCAGTTGGCACTGATGacccagcagcaacagcagtacTACCAGGTGCAGCAGCAGTATTttcagccacagcagcagcagtattttcagcagcagcaacagataATGGCGATGCCGACACCAAACATGTACCACCACCAATATCAGTACGCTACGCCTCCCTCCGGAGCTCCAAATCCATTTGGTGATCCTTTCAGTGACCTTGTAGCAGTGGGTGCTCCGGGAAAACAGGGCAACTCGAGCTTTGTCTGA
- the LOC120669125 gene encoding uncharacterized protein LOC120669125 has translation MALRVLYNEIRGMKVREVPAYLKPRLTWENVKKSADQAVDRYIEKYIETSRPDPLFHVCFGGMAFSYLVALPWERAHLAHLEEMERTGGKH, from the coding sequence ATGGCGCTTCGGGTCCTGTACAACGAGATCCGGGGCATGAAGGTCCGCGAGGTGCCGGCGTACCTGAAGCCGCGGCTCACCTGGGAGAACGTCAAGAAGAGCGCCGACCAGGCCGTCGACCGCTACATCGAGAAGTACATCGAGACGAGCAGGCCGGACCCGCTCTTCCACGTCTGCTTCGGCGGGATGGCCTTCTCCTACCTCGTCGCGCTGCCCTGGGAGCGCGCCCACCTTGCCCACCTCGAGGAGATGGAGAGGACCGGCGGGAAGCACTAG
- the LOC120668936 gene encoding proline-rich protein PRCC-like, whose protein sequence is MDSLLASYASSDDEADEAPPAPAAARGGEAGAKPPTASSAGGGGIFSSLPQPKSAALFSSLPAPKSAPATAAARGEAAGAKPPTASSGGGGGMFSSLHQPKPAALFSSLPAPKSAPAPTFSSIPAPKSSSGNPKLVVQYRPQPIRQPTGDSSDDEEDDAKKRRASTPEARLPPVSAGSGPVSSFLPPPKHSLGLGSGAGAGARRSAIDTAAPERSNLGAAVPSGSIANTDAPERPDTGASDDDDSEDSGSEEDVPVPEQQVEGQEEQQGLDAEAGGQQQQGYDAGAGSTSGYEAYAWDPNYYAQYGASYGWDPSAKANYMAGEQYAAYGEQSGGYVHSHGGEHGGGYEHVAAAPYGVDYTGGYGHEVAAPVQEPVLPPEMGRIGGKRGRNDMPAQILEVDQAELMKNRPKQDKSKLTGLAFGPSYQPAPSAKGKPSKLHKRKHQIGSLYFDMKSKEMELAERRSKGILTKAETQAKYGW, encoded by the exons ATGGACTCGCTCCTCGCCAGCTACGCCTCTTCGGACGACGAAGCCGACGAGGCCCCAcctgcccccgccgcggcccggggcggcgaggccggcgcgaAGCCccccaccgcctcctccgctggcggcggcggaatcTTCTCCTCGCTACCGCAGCCCAAGTCCGCGGCTCTCTTCTCCTCCCTGCCGGCGCCCAAATCTGCCCCTGCTACCGCTGCGGCCCGGGGCGAGGCGGCCGGGGCGAAGCCCCCCACCGCATCctccggtggtggcggcggaatGTTCTCCTCGCTCCACCAGCCCAAGCCCGCGGCTCTCTTCTCCTCCCTCCCGGCGCCCAAATCCGCCCCCGCCCCGACCTTCTCCTCAATCCCGGCCCCGAAGTCCTCCTCGGGAAACCCGAAGCTCGTCGTCCAGTACCGCCCGCAGCCGATTCGGCAGCCTACGGGCGACAgctccgacgacgaggaggacgacgccaAGAAGCGCCGCGCCAGCACCCCGGAGGCGCGCTTGCCGCCCGTGTCTGCTGGATCGGGTCCCGTGTCCTCGTTCCTCCCGCCGCCGAAGCACTCGCTTGGGCTCGGCtccggcgcgggcgccggcgccagGAGGTCGGCTATCGacacggcggcgccggagagATCGAATCTCGGGGCCGCCGTTCCTTCAGGTTCCATTGCGAACACTGATGCGCCAGAAAGGCCTGATACTGGTGCTTCGGATGACGACGATTCAGAGGATAGCGGCAGTGAGGAAGACGTGCCTGTGCCCGAGCAGCAGGTGGAGGGGCAAGAAGAACAGCAGGGTCTCgatgctgaagctggaggccagcaacagcaaggctATGATGCTGGAGCTGGGAGCACTAGTGGATATGAAGCTTATGCGTGGGATCCAAACTACTATGCTCAATACGGTGCGAGTTATGGCTGGGATCCTAGTGCCAAAGCAAATTATATGGCTGGAGAACAGTATGCCGCATATGGAGAGCAAAGTGGTGGGTATGTTCATTCACACGGAGGGGAGCATGGTGGTGGATACGAGCATGTTGCGGCAGCGCCATACGGAGTAGATTATACTGGAGGATATGGCCATGAGGTGGCAGCACCAGTGCAAGAACCAGTGTTGCCACCTGAGATGGGTAGGATTGGAGGGAAGAGAGGTAGGAATGATATGCCAGCACAGATTTTAGAGGTAGATCAGGCAGAGCTGATGAAGAATCGACCAAAGCAGGATAAGTCCAAGCTCACTGGGTTGGCCTTTGGTCCTAGTTATCAG CCTGCCCCATCAGCGAAAGGAAAGCCATCCAAGTTGCATAAAAGGAAGCACCAGATTGGTTCTCTGTACTTTGACATGAAGTCAAAGGAGATGGAGCTTGCGGAGAGGCGCTCGAAAGGCATTCTTACAAAAGCAGAGACTCAAGCAAAATATGGCTGGTGA
- the LOC120669315 gene encoding uncharacterized protein LOC120669315: protein MARGPVYFWEQWDIQILVILSFTLQVILLLFAGTRRRAGLGLFRTLLWLAYLMADYTAIYALGHMSISSRSGGHQLMPFWAPFLLLHLGGPDTITAYAFQDNQLWLRHLLTLVVQVIGAAYVLFQFVAVGRNSSTLLVAAALMFISGCLKYGERTWALKCGHMDSITSYQHRYDYKQGGVHRNPYQGREGRNKLDTEEVLLAAHYTQSFWQGLLADLYVMQASQYDVVRQGIRLNGDLYLYELIGMQLSLMYDILYTKAAVIHTWCGFCIRIISPLSAAAAFLLFQFSGKDAYSRVDIVITYVLLVGALVLEVASSLRAGGSSWACATLHARGWHRLCSAVMRVRRLLKAAERRACLNSIGQYNLLDICTDAKDDLRGKMAKMMGLQGWWQKLHYASTIPISDGIKTLVIAEIRKRDIEDLRNARGKWILKERRMYEDLTRVADETELDRCIIAWHVATDLYLSMCPEDEEEGGGGGAASTVRDDIRVLSNYMLFLLVVHPYQLPGAVRSVRFKQNYLYFHHLWWELLRSSKEETLNSSRSSIVKKIAEYLIPADKMHKYVSGVGEERYGEMSAYVDGYWLAGMLLGNRWRLPIADVLQVIAGVWVEMLCYAANHCGEESHARKLSTGGEFINAVWILMAHTNRFRKGLIRGVSSSDSDDESL, encoded by the coding sequence ATGGCTCGGGGGCCTGTGTACTTTTGGGAGCAATGGGACATCCAAATTCTGGTGATCCTGAGCTTCACCCTGCAAGTCATACTCCTCTTGTTCGCGGGGACCCGCCGGCGTGCAGGCTTGGGATTGTTCAGGACCCTCCTCTGGCTGGCGTACCTGATGGCCGACTACACCGCGATCTATGCCCTTGGCCACATGTCCATCAGCAGCAGGTCAGGCGGACACCAACTCATGCCGTTCTGGGCTCCGTTCCTCCTGCTTCACCTCGGTGGCCCGGACACCATCACCGCCTACGCCTTCCAGGACAACCAGCTCTGGCTGCGCCACCTCCTCACTCTCGTGGTGCAGGTCATCGGGGCGGCCTATGTCCTCTTCCAGTTTGTCGCAGTTGGGAGGAATTCTAGCACCCTGCTGGTAGCCGCTGCCTTGATGTTCATCTCCGGTTGCCTCAAGTACGGGGAGAGGACATGGGCGCTCAAGTGTGGCCACATGGATAGCATCACAAGCTATCAGCACAGGTATGATTACAAACAGGGTGGTGTTCATCGCAACCCTTATCAAGGGAGGGAGGGCAGAAACAAGTTGGACACTGAGGAGGTCCTGTTGGCAGCCCACTACACGCAGAGTTTCTGGCAGGGATTATTGGCTGATCTGTACGTGATGCAGGCGTCTCAGTATGACGTTGTGCGCCAAGGCATCCGGTTGAACGGTGACCTGTACCTGTACGAGCTTATTGGTATGCAGCTCTCCCTCATGTATGACATATTATACACGAAGGCGGCAGTGATCCATACATGGTGTGGTTTCTGCATTCGGATCATCTCaccgctctccgccgccgcggcattcTTGCTGTTTCAGTTCAGTGGCAAGGATGCCTACAGCAGAGTTGATATCGTCATCACCTATGTTTTGCTGGTTGGAGCCCTGGTGTTGGAGGTGGCATCATCACTTAGGGCTGGAGGGTCGTCCTGGGCATGCGCCACCTTGCATGCCAGGGGATGGCACCGTCTCTGCAGCGCAGTCATGCGGGTTCGTCGGCTTCTCAAGGCAGCTGAAAGGAGGGCTTGCCTGAACTCAATTGGACAGTATAACCTACTGGATATCTGCACCGATGCCAAGGACGACCTCAGAGGTAAGATGGCCAAGATGATGGGTCTCCAGGGTTGGTGGCAGAAGCTGCATTACGCAAGCACCATCCCCATCTCTGATGGCATCAAGACCTTGGTGATAGCAGAGATACGGAAAAGGGACATAGAGGACCTGAGGAACGCACGGGGCAAGTGGATACTCAAGGAGAGAAGAATGTACGAGGATCTCACGCGGGTCGCCGACGAGACCGAGCTGGACCGTTGCATCATCGCGTGGCACGTCGCCACCGACCTTTACCTCTCCATGTGcccggaggacgaggaggagggcggcggcggcggcgccgcctccacGGTCCGTGACGACATCAGGGTGCTCTCCAACTACATGCTGTTCCTCCTGGTTGTGCATCCCTACCAGTTGCCCGGAGCCGTTCGCAGCGTCCGGTTCAAGCAGAACTACTTGTATTTCCACCATCTGTGGTGGGAGCTTCTGAGGTCCTCCAAGGAAGAGACCCTCAACTCCTCTAGATCGAGTATCGTCAAGAAAATAGCCGAGTATCTGATCCCGGCTGAtaaaatgcacaagtatgtttCCGGCGTCGGCGAAGAACGTTACGGCGAGATGTCAGCTTATGTGGATGGATATTGGCTTGCCGGGATGCTGCTCGGCAACAGGTGGCGCCTGCCCATCGCCGACGTGCTGCAGGTGATCGCCGGGGTGTGGGTGGAGATGCTGTGCTACGCTGCCAACCACTGCGGCGAGGAGTCCCACGCCAGGAAGCTCAGCACCGGGGGAGAGTTCATCAATGCCGTCTGGATTCTCATGGCGCACACCAACAGGTTCCGTAAGGGACTCATAAGGGGGGTTAGTTCCTCTGACTCTGACGACGAGTCCCTCTGA
- the LOC120669563 gene encoding B-box zinc finger protein 32-like — protein MGGAGARCELCGGTAAVHCAADSAFLCLRCDAKVHGANFLASRHLRRRLGSAPPARSPGSSASSASSSSSCVSTADSAESSAAAPAAARKRRARAEAVLEGWAGRMGFAPGSARRRAAAAACALRALGRGVAAARVPLRVAMAAALWAEIASAPAACKGGEAALLRRLEAAAHVPARLVLTGASWMARAASHRALPPAEADDEEGWDECS, from the coding sequence ATGGGTGGCGCCGGCGCGCGGTGCGAGCTCTgcgggggcacggcggcggtgcaCTGCGCCGCGGACTCGGCGTTCCTCTGCCTGCGCTGCGACGCCAAGGTGCACGGCGCCAATTTCCTGGCGTCCAGGCACCTGAGGCGCCGCCTGGgcagcgcgccgcccgcccgctcgccggGGTCCTCGGCGTCGTCCGCGTCGAGCAGCAGCTCCTGCGTGTCCACGGCCGACTCCGCCGAGTCgtcggccgccgcgcccgcggcggcgcggaagcggcgggcgcgcgcggaggcggtGTTGGAAGGGTGGGCCGGGCGGATGGGCTTCGCGCCGGGGTCagcccgccggcgcgcggccgcggccgcttgCGCGCTCCGGGCGCTGGGCCGGGgcgtggccgccgcccgcgtccCGCTCCGCGTCGCGATGGCCGCGGCGCTCTGGGCCGAGATCGcgtccgcccccgccgcgtGCAAGGGAGGGGAGGCCGCGCTGCTCCGGCGGCTGGAGGCCGCGGCGCACGTGCCGGCGAGGCTGGTGCTCACCGGGGCGTCGTGgatggcgcgcgcggcgagccaccgcgcgctgccgcccgccgaGGCTGACGACGAGGAGGGCTGGGACGAGTGCTCCTGA